A stretch of the Massilia varians genome encodes the following:
- a CDS encoding ABC transporter permease, with product MFSYYFKLGVRSLRRNPALTALMVLTLAIGVAASVSTLTILHMMSGDPIPAKSDRLFVPHVDNGPVEGWSPSDGPNDDQLGYIDAANFLKSGQGERRTAMYGVYQPIEPPRTDIPAFTASGLAPTRDFFAMFDVPFLHGQPWTEADDARGADVVVLGRAVAEKLFGEASPVGKQIRIGGSPYTVVGVLDSWNPLPRYYRLIGGSRFGNSEEFFIPFSTALRHEMGHNGSMNCSANRDPGFANLLTSECTWIQAWFETRSSGDRAELQSWLDNYASEQRKLGRLKRNAPNKLYDVMEWMEHMKVVGNDSKLSAWLAFGFLILCLVNTVGLLLAKFSVRASEIGVRRALGASRRDVFQQFLIETGVVGLVGGVLGLVLSFGALALIGMQSKGMAAVARMDWQMLMLTFLMSVTAAIVAGLLPTWRACQVTPAIQLKSQ from the coding sequence ATGTTCTCCTATTACTTCAAGCTGGGCGTGCGCAGCCTGCGCCGCAATCCTGCCCTGACCGCCCTGATGGTGCTGACCCTGGCCATCGGCGTGGCCGCCAGCGTGTCCACGCTCACCATCCTGCACATGATGTCGGGCGACCCGATCCCCGCCAAGAGCGACCGCCTGTTCGTGCCGCACGTGGACAACGGCCCGGTCGAGGGCTGGTCGCCGAGCGACGGTCCGAACGACGACCAGCTGGGCTACATCGACGCCGCCAATTTCCTCAAGAGCGGCCAGGGCGAGCGCCGCACCGCCATGTACGGCGTCTATCAGCCGATCGAACCGCCGCGCACCGACATCCCGGCCTTCACCGCTTCCGGCCTGGCCCCGACCCGCGACTTCTTCGCCATGTTCGACGTTCCCTTCCTGCACGGCCAGCCCTGGACCGAGGCCGACGATGCGCGCGGCGCCGATGTGGTGGTGCTGGGCCGCGCGGTCGCCGAAAAGCTGTTCGGCGAGGCCAGCCCGGTCGGCAAGCAGATCAGGATCGGCGGTTCCCCGTACACGGTGGTCGGCGTGCTGGACAGCTGGAATCCGCTGCCGCGCTACTACCGGCTGATCGGCGGCAGCCGCTTCGGCAATTCCGAAGAATTCTTCATCCCGTTCTCGACCGCGCTGCGCCATGAAATGGGCCACAACGGCAGCATGAACTGCAGCGCCAACCGCGACCCCGGCTTCGCCAACCTCCTGACTTCGGAATGCACCTGGATCCAGGCCTGGTTCGAGACCAGGAGCAGCGGCGACCGCGCCGAACTGCAGTCCTGGCTCGACAACTATGCAAGCGAGCAGCGCAAGCTGGGCCGCCTGAAGCGCAATGCGCCGAACAAGCTGTACGACGTGATGGAGTGGATGGAGCACATGAAGGTGGTCGGCAACGACAGCAAGCTGTCGGCCTGGCTGGCGTTCGGCTTCCTGATCCTGTGCCTGGTCAATACTGTCGGCCTGCTGCTGGCGAAGTTCTCGGTGCGCGCCTCCGAGATCGGCGTGCGCCGCGCGCTTGGCGCCTCGCGCCGCGACGTGTTCCAGCAATTCCTGATCGAGACCGGCGTGGTCGGCCTGGTCGGGGGCGTGCTCGGCCTGGTGCTGTCCTTCGGCGCGCTGGCCCTGATCGGCATGCAGAGCAAGGGCATGGCGGCGGTCGCCCGCATGGACTGGCAGATGCTGATGCTGACCTTCCTCATGTCCGTCACCGCCGCCATCGTCGCCGGCCTGCTGCCGACCTGGCGCGCCTGCCAGGTGACCCCGGCCATCCAGCTGAAATCGCAATAA
- a CDS encoding TonB-dependent receptor plug domain-containing protein gives MAPAFAQEAAGTQDQKETATVIVLGSRTQAKSALETAVPVGLISAKDLQSAGSLELGKVLQDLDPSFNFTTTFISDGTDIIRPATLRGLGPDQLLVLVNGKRRHQQALINVQQTIGRGSAGTDINAIPLSAIQSIEVLRDGAAAQYGSDAIAGVINIVLKKGVTDTQLSASLGTTREGDGDTYTASAHKGFALGLDGGYLNLSAEGRRRNDTNRAGPDTLRVDPPRVTQRIGDSLAKDGYLWLNAALPMGGGELYSFGGASKRKGDSSGFFRSAGDARNVPAVYPNGFLPNIITTVKDASLGLGYKHDLSGDWSVDLSVNHGRSELGFHERNSINVSYYYENGSSPLAADTGKLKFDQTTLNLDVKGSIAVAGAPLHIGAGFEWRRDNYRIVAGDPVSYQYGRSNDPRKIIRDQSGGIAASGIQGFPGYTPGTEVDDGRRNTAYYVDLERKLGDALALGAALRHERYSDFGNTTIGKLSLRFDPLRAIGLRASASTGFRAPGVQQKFYSSVSTNLNAAGVLTETLTARENSAVTRAFGIAPLQEETSKSASIGMILRPTRNFSVTADLYRTNIDDRIVFSSNIAPESGPCPTAASCPIRAILDPLRVGQAQFFTNAIDTGTTGFDLVAQHTTRAQGATLVLSGQLGFNRTRVKDRHSQSAVLTGTQLFDDTQVTLIEKGQPRQHHVVAADYTLGQWNATARANYFGEVEGQGFTPGFIQTWSAKWIVDLTGRYNFTRNMSLSAGVNNLFDTYPTRWDPVKAAPFPQLGFTYCWETCPFGINGRSYYVKADYAF, from the coding sequence ATGGCACCGGCGTTTGCGCAGGAAGCGGCGGGCACCCAGGACCAGAAAGAGACGGCGACCGTGATCGTGCTGGGTTCGCGGACCCAGGCCAAGAGCGCGCTGGAGACCGCCGTGCCGGTCGGCCTGATCAGCGCGAAAGACCTCCAGTCAGCCGGCTCGCTCGAACTCGGCAAGGTGCTGCAGGACCTCGACCCCTCGTTCAATTTCACCACGACGTTCATCAGCGACGGCACCGACATCATCCGCCCCGCCACCCTGCGCGGCCTCGGTCCGGACCAGCTGCTGGTGCTGGTAAATGGCAAGCGGCGCCACCAGCAGGCGCTTATCAACGTGCAGCAGACCATCGGCCGCGGCTCGGCCGGCACCGACATCAATGCGATTCCCCTGTCCGCCATCCAGTCGATCGAGGTCCTGCGCGACGGCGCAGCCGCGCAGTACGGCTCGGACGCGATCGCCGGCGTGATCAACATCGTCCTGAAGAAGGGCGTGACCGATACCCAGCTCAGCGCCAGCCTCGGCACCACCCGAGAAGGCGACGGCGACACCTATACCGCCAGCGCGCACAAGGGCTTCGCCCTCGGCCTCGACGGCGGCTACCTGAACCTCTCGGCGGAAGGCCGGCGCCGCAACGACACCAACCGCGCCGGCCCGGACACACTGCGTGTCGACCCGCCGCGCGTCACCCAGCGCATCGGCGACAGCCTGGCCAAGGATGGCTACCTGTGGCTGAACGCCGCGCTGCCGATGGGCGGCGGCGAGTTGTACAGCTTTGGCGGCGCCTCGAAGCGCAAGGGCGATTCCTCGGGCTTCTTCCGCTCGGCGGGCGACGCGCGCAACGTGCCGGCCGTCTATCCGAACGGCTTCCTGCCGAACATCATCACCACCGTGAAGGATGCCTCGCTGGGCCTGGGCTACAAGCACGACCTGAGCGGCGACTGGAGCGTGGACCTGAGCGTCAACCACGGCCGCAGCGAGCTCGGTTTCCACGAGCGCAACTCGATCAACGTCAGCTACTACTACGAGAACGGCAGCTCGCCCTTGGCGGCCGATACCGGCAAGCTGAAGTTCGACCAGACCACGCTGAACCTCGACGTCAAGGGCTCGATCGCCGTCGCCGGCGCCCCGCTCCACATCGGCGCCGGTTTCGAATGGCGCCGGGATAACTACCGGATCGTGGCCGGCGACCCGGTCTCGTACCAGTACGGCCGCAGCAACGATCCGCGCAAGATCATCCGCGACCAGAGCGGCGGCATCGCCGCTTCCGGCATCCAGGGCTTCCCGGGCTACACGCCGGGCACCGAAGTGGACGATGGCCGCCGCAATACCGCCTACTACGTCGACTTGGAACGCAAGCTGGGCGACGCGCTCGCATTGGGCGCAGCCCTGCGCCACGAGCGCTACTCGGACTTCGGCAACACCACCATCGGCAAGCTGAGCTTGCGCTTCGATCCGTTGCGCGCCATCGGCCTGCGCGCCAGCGCGTCGACGGGCTTTCGTGCGCCGGGCGTGCAGCAAAAGTTCTACAGCTCGGTGTCGACCAACCTGAACGCCGCCGGCGTGCTGACCGAGACCCTGACCGCGCGCGAGAACAGCGCCGTGACCCGCGCCTTCGGCATCGCGCCGCTGCAGGAAGAGACCTCAAAAAGCGCCAGCATCGGCATGATCCTGCGCCCGACCCGCAACTTCTCGGTGACGGCCGACCTGTACCGCACCAACATCGACGACCGCATCGTGTTCTCGTCGAACATCGCGCCAGAGTCCGGCCCCTGCCCGACCGCAGCAAGCTGCCCGATCCGCGCCATCCTCGACCCGCTGCGCGTGGGCCAGGCGCAGTTCTTCACCAACGCGATCGACACCGGCACCACCGGCTTCGACCTGGTGGCGCAACACACCACGCGCGCCCAGGGCGCGACCCTGGTACTGTCCGGCCAGCTCGGCTTCAACCGCACCAGGGTGAAGGACCGCCATTCGCAATCGGCGGTCTTGACGGGCACCCAGCTGTTCGACGACACCCAGGTGACCTTGATCGAGAAAGGCCAGCCGCGCCAGCACCACGTGGTGGCGGCCGACTACACGCTCGGACAGTGGAACGCGACGGCGCGCGCGAACTACTTCGGCGAAGTGGAAGGCCAGGGCTTCACGCCCGGCTTCATCCAGACCTGGTCGGCCAAGTGGATCGTCGATCTCACCGGGCGCTACAACTTCACCAGAAACATGAGCCTGAGCGCGGGTGTCAACAACCTGTTCGATACCTATCCGACCAGGTGGGATCCGGTGAAAGCGGCGCCCTTCCCGCAGCTGGGCTTTACGTATTGCTGGGAGACGTGCCCGTTCGGGATCAATGGGCGGTCGTATTACGTGAAGGCTGATTACGCGTTTTAG
- a CDS encoding sigma-54-dependent transcriptional regulator — protein sequence MPTVLIIDDNAAVAIALDVLFSLHDIAALRAASPEEGLDILGREHVDLVIQDMNFTADTTSGEEGVALFRDIRRRHPDLPVILLTAWTHLDAAVELIKAGAADYLSKPWNDERLLTTVTNLIELGQANRALNQRLQRERKAKRELEQNFDLRGLVWQDPATEHVLTLACQVARADVPVLITGPNGTGKERIAEIIQANSQVADGPFVVLNCGALPSELIEAELFGAEAGAYTGASKAREGKFEAADGGTLFLDEIGNLPLAGQMKLLRVLETGRFERLGSNRERQVKVRVISATNADLGAMIRAGTFREDLFYRLNVIELRLPPLSARPGDILPLALSFLRGKTLHPSSESALLAHHWPGNVRELKNVMARASLLAQGDVIKAADLGLPVTVAATPDTEPDREAIVQALARAGGVVAQASSELGLSRQALYRRMERLGIARPA from the coding sequence ATGCCCACCGTACTGATCATCGACGACAACGCCGCGGTCGCCATCGCGCTCGACGTCCTGTTCTCCCTCCACGACATCGCCGCGCTGCGCGCGGCCTCGCCCGAGGAAGGACTGGACATCCTCGGGCGCGAGCACGTGGACCTGGTCATCCAGGACATGAACTTCACGGCCGACACGACCTCCGGCGAGGAAGGCGTGGCGCTGTTCCGCGACATCCGCCGGCGCCACCCGGACCTGCCGGTGATCCTGCTCACCGCGTGGACCCACCTGGATGCCGCGGTGGAGCTGATCAAGGCCGGCGCTGCCGATTACCTCTCCAAGCCCTGGAACGACGAGCGCCTGCTCACCACGGTCACCAACCTGATCGAGCTGGGCCAGGCCAACCGCGCCCTGAACCAGCGCCTGCAGCGCGAGCGCAAGGCCAAGCGCGAACTGGAGCAGAACTTCGACCTGCGCGGCCTGGTCTGGCAAGACCCGGCCACCGAGCACGTGCTCACCCTGGCCTGCCAGGTGGCGCGCGCCGACGTGCCGGTGCTGATCACCGGTCCGAACGGCACCGGCAAGGAGCGCATCGCCGAGATCATCCAGGCCAACTCGCAGGTGGCCGACGGCCCCTTCGTGGTGCTGAACTGCGGCGCCCTGCCCTCCGAGCTGATCGAGGCCGAGCTGTTCGGCGCCGAGGCCGGGGCCTATACCGGCGCTTCCAAGGCGCGCGAAGGCAAGTTCGAGGCCGCCGACGGCGGCACCCTGTTCCTGGACGAGATCGGCAACCTGCCGCTGGCCGGCCAGATGAAACTGCTGCGCGTGCTGGAAACCGGGCGCTTCGAGCGCCTCGGCTCCAACCGCGAGCGCCAGGTGAAGGTGCGCGTGATCAGCGCCACCAATGCGGACCTCGGCGCCATGATCCGCGCTGGCACCTTCCGCGAAGACCTGTTCTACCGCCTGAACGTGATCGAGCTGCGCCTGCCGCCGCTGAGCGCGCGGCCGGGCGACATCCTGCCGCTGGCGCTGTCCTTCCTGCGCGGGAAGACGCTGCATCCCTCAAGCGAAAGCGCACTGCTAGCCCACCACTGGCCCGGCAACGTGCGCGAACTGAAGAACGTGATGGCGCGCGCCAGCCTGCTGGCGCAAGGCGATGTCATCAAGGCGGCGGACCTCGGGCTGCCGGTGACCGTGGCGGCCACACCCGATACGGAACCGGACCGCGAGGCCATCGTGCAGGCGCTGGCGCGCGCCGGCGGCGTGGTGGCGCAGGCCTCGAGCGAACTGGGCCTGTCGCGCCAGGCCCTGTACCGGCGCATGGAGCGGCTCGGCATCGCCAGGCCGGCATGA
- a CDS encoding Kelch repeat-containing protein, protein MKSILPAVLAMALFATSCQAAAQTVSWSRAADATVARQEIYPAVVGEKIIVAGGVLSQAPGFTDHVEAYDVQAGRWTTLAPLPEGRHHIALAEAGGKVYGIGGFSGAIPDWRAHATVFVYDAQANRWSAGPSLPQPRAEGVVATVKDRIYFIGGRVPTGPEAAHINAHADTARGEALDTRTKRWERIPDAPSARNSAAAGVIGDKIYVVGGRQMVKQADGRQRPVNLATLEVYDTATRRWETRAPMPQAQGGLAAAAHDGKLYAFGGEQFVPSSKVFAEAWVYDPGTDRWSALPPMPTPRHGHGAAAVGNRVFLMGGGEKVGVGASRVLEVLAIPVAERVPKTRNQPSRNTTAH, encoded by the coding sequence TTGAAGTCGATTCTTCCGGCCGTGCTGGCCATGGCGCTGTTCGCCACCTCTTGCCAGGCCGCGGCGCAGACCGTGAGCTGGTCGCGCGCTGCCGATGCCACCGTGGCGCGGCAGGAAATCTATCCCGCCGTGGTGGGTGAGAAGATCATCGTGGCAGGCGGCGTGCTCTCGCAGGCACCGGGCTTTACCGACCATGTCGAAGCCTATGACGTGCAAGCGGGCCGCTGGACCACGCTCGCGCCCTTGCCCGAAGGCCGGCACCACATCGCGTTGGCCGAGGCCGGCGGCAAGGTCTATGGCATCGGCGGCTTCTCCGGCGCCATTCCGGACTGGCGCGCCCATGCAACCGTGTTCGTCTATGACGCCCAGGCCAACCGGTGGTCGGCCGGGCCGTCCTTGCCACAGCCCAGGGCCGAAGGCGTGGTCGCCACCGTCAAGGACAGGATCTACTTCATCGGCGGACGTGTCCCGACCGGCCCGGAGGCGGCGCACATCAACGCGCATGCGGATACCGCTCGGGGTGAGGCGCTGGACACGCGCACCAAGCGCTGGGAGCGCATCCCTGACGCGCCCAGCGCACGCAACAGCGCGGCCGCCGGCGTCATCGGCGACAAGATCTACGTGGTGGGCGGACGCCAGATGGTCAAGCAGGCCGACGGCAGGCAGCGGCCGGTCAACCTGGCGACGCTGGAGGTCTACGACACCGCTACCAGGCGCTGGGAGACCAGGGCGCCGATGCCCCAGGCGCAAGGCGGCCTGGCCGCGGCCGCCCATGACGGCAAGCTGTATGCCTTTGGCGGCGAGCAGTTCGTCCCGTCCAGCAAGGTGTTTGCCGAGGCCTGGGTGTATGACCCCGGGACCGACCGCTGGTCGGCCCTGCCGCCCATGCCGACGCCACGGCATGGGCATGGCGCGGCGGCCGTCGGCAACCGCGTCTTCCTGATGGGTGGCGGCGAGAAGGTCGGAGTGGGCGCGAGCCGGGTGCTGGAAGTGCTCGCGATCCCGGTCGCGGAACGCGTTCCTAAAACGCGTAATCAGCCTTCACGTAATACGACCGCCCATTGA
- a CDS encoding glutathione S-transferase family protein has product MLKIIGKDTSINVRKVLWTCLELGQPFEREDWHEGHAGLNPNKLAPVLVDEGFVLWESNTICRYLCNRYGEQGAAALLPPGVRDRASVEQWMDWQATDLNTAWRHAFMALVRKHPAYQDPAQVEASIAAWNRHIGILDAQLRATGAYAAGSAFTLADVVLGLSVNRWMMTPMDKPDLRHVAAYVERLGERPGFREFGRNGIA; this is encoded by the coding sequence ATGCTGAAGATTATCGGCAAGGACACGTCGATCAACGTGCGCAAGGTGCTGTGGACCTGCCTCGAGCTCGGGCAGCCCTTCGAGCGCGAGGATTGGCACGAGGGACACGCCGGGCTGAACCCGAACAAGCTGGCGCCGGTACTGGTGGACGAGGGTTTCGTGCTGTGGGAATCGAACACGATCTGCCGCTACCTCTGCAACCGGTACGGCGAACAGGGCGCCGCCGCCTTGCTCCCTCCCGGTGTGCGCGATCGTGCCAGCGTCGAGCAATGGATGGACTGGCAGGCCACCGACCTGAACACGGCCTGGCGCCATGCTTTCATGGCGCTGGTGCGCAAGCACCCGGCTTACCAGGACCCGGCGCAGGTCGAGGCCAGCATCGCCGCCTGGAACCGCCACATCGGCATCCTCGATGCCCAGCTGCGCGCCACCGGCGCCTACGCCGCGGGCAGCGCCTTCACGCTAGCCGACGTCGTGCTGGGACTGTCGGTGAACCGCTGGATGATGACGCCCATGGACAAGCCGGACTTGCGCCACGTGGCGGCCTATGTCGAGCGCCTGGGCGAACGGCCGGGTTTCCGCGAGTTCGGACGCAACGGCATTGCATAG
- a CDS encoding sensor histidine kinase translates to MKRHGFRLSLVTRWSALVGTLLALGMLIALGLDHLFPEHPALVFVICLVAIVPIAVITIRTQIQPILSLFRALEGTVASYRDGDFSFSLHWPQNDELADLIAAHNDLGQVLREQRLGLVQRELLLDTMVQNTPVAMLLVTDFAAGTGTAAGTIVYANLAARQLLSEGRKLEGHGLGDILETAAPALKEALARGGDGLFTAGDGEDEEVYHLARSAFTLNGRRHELLLLRHLTTELRRQEVQTWKKVIRVISHELNNSLAPLASLAHSGAELVRRGQTERLPQILQTIGERTRHLETFILGYARFAKLPAPRLEARPWGVFVDRLADQVPFRLLGDLPQEPAWIDAPQMEQALLNLLKNAHESGSRPEDVGLQVRRVQEALRIDVLDRGTGMSDAVLTNALVPFYSTKRSGTGLGLALAREIAEAHGGRISLSNREGGGLAVTLILPALPGTHTP, encoded by the coding sequence ATGAAGCGCCACGGGTTCCGGCTCTCGCTGGTCACGCGCTGGTCGGCGCTGGTCGGCACCCTGCTGGCCCTCGGCATGCTGATCGCGCTCGGGCTGGACCACCTGTTCCCCGAGCATCCGGCGCTGGTCTTCGTCATCTGCTTGGTGGCGATCGTCCCGATCGCCGTCATCACCATCCGCACCCAGATCCAGCCGATCCTGTCGCTGTTCCGCGCCCTCGAGGGCACGGTGGCGAGCTACCGCGACGGCGACTTTTCCTTCAGCCTGCACTGGCCGCAGAACGACGAACTGGCCGACCTGATCGCCGCCCACAACGACCTGGGCCAGGTGCTGCGCGAACAACGCCTCGGCCTGGTGCAGCGCGAGCTGCTGCTCGACACCATGGTCCAGAACACCCCGGTGGCCATGCTCCTGGTGACCGACTTCGCCGCCGGCACCGGCACCGCGGCCGGCACCATCGTCTACGCCAACCTGGCCGCGCGCCAGCTGCTGTCCGAAGGCCGCAAGCTCGAAGGGCACGGCTTGGGCGACATCCTGGAAACCGCGGCCCCGGCCCTGAAAGAGGCGCTGGCGCGCGGCGGCGACGGCCTGTTCACCGCCGGCGATGGCGAGGACGAAGAGGTCTACCACCTGGCCCGGAGCGCCTTTACGCTCAACGGCCGGCGCCACGAACTGCTGCTGCTGCGCCACCTGACCACCGAACTGCGGCGCCAGGAAGTGCAGACCTGGAAGAAGGTGATCCGCGTGATCAGCCATGAACTGAACAATTCGCTGGCGCCGCTGGCCTCGCTCGCGCACTCGGGTGCGGAACTGGTGCGGCGCGGACAGACCGAGCGCCTGCCGCAGATCCTGCAGACCATCGGCGAGCGCACCCGCCACCTCGAAACCTTCATCCTGGGCTATGCGCGCTTCGCCAAGCTCCCCGCCCCGCGCCTCGAAGCCCGTCCCTGGGGTGTGTTCGTGGACCGGCTGGCCGACCAGGTGCCGTTCCGCCTGCTCGGCGACTTGCCGCAGGAGCCGGCCTGGATCGACGCGCCCCAGATGGAACAGGCCCTGCTGAACCTGCTCAAGAATGCCCACGAATCCGGATCCAGGCCCGAGGACGTCGGGCTGCAGGTGCGCCGCGTGCAGGAAGCCTTGCGCATCGACGTGCTGGACCGCGGCACCGGCATGAGCGACGCCGTGCTGACCAACGCCCTGGTCCCCTTCTATTCCACCAAGCGCAGCGGCACCGGCCTCGGGCTGGCGCTGGCGCGCGAGATCGCCGAGGCCCACGGCGGGCGCATCTCGCTCTCCAACCGCGAGGGCGGCGGCTTGGCCGTCACCCTCATCCTGCCAGCGCTGCCGGGAACCCACACCCCATGA
- a CDS encoding ABC transporter permease, which produces MEIKPILSALMRNKTGPVLVALQVALSLAILANALHVVNERREVAARPSGLSDEAATFYFNVRNLNSDGPEQMLATMKREAEVLRAVPGVVSVANVSQMPISGSGSTNSVALDRRQERESALASVYFSGDSVIKTFGLKIVEGRDFLPQELVDLNELESRELPKHLVITKALADKLWPGASAIGKTMYFGTGPDALGAQIVGVVERLQSAHGDLGERGEWAALVPARLYGNPGALYAVRAEAGQRDRVMKEAEEALRKSSATPMILEAKTVTEDRQKRYRGDVALSWMLITVSVLLLLITCSGIVGMASLWVTQRRKQIGVRRALGARKVDILRYFITENVMITSAGVFGGVLLGLGLNHLLVTRLEMARLPAEYLIGGAIVFWALGILAAYGPAWRAASISPATATRSA; this is translated from the coding sequence ATGGAAATCAAACCCATCCTGTCCGCGCTGATGCGCAACAAGACCGGTCCGGTCCTGGTCGCGCTGCAGGTCGCGCTGAGCCTGGCGATCCTGGCCAACGCCCTGCATGTCGTCAACGAGCGCCGCGAAGTCGCGGCGCGCCCGAGCGGCCTGTCGGACGAGGCGGCGACCTTCTACTTCAACGTGCGCAACCTGAACAGCGACGGCCCCGAGCAGATGCTCGCCACCATGAAGCGCGAAGCCGAGGTGCTGCGCGCGGTGCCGGGCGTGGTCTCGGTGGCGAACGTGTCGCAGATGCCGATCTCGGGCAGCGGCAGCACCAACAGCGTCGCGCTCGACCGGCGCCAGGAGCGCGAGAGCGCGCTGGCCTCGGTGTACTTCTCGGGCGACTCGGTGATCAAGACCTTCGGCCTGAAGATCGTCGAAGGCCGCGACTTCCTGCCGCAGGAACTGGTCGACCTCAACGAGCTCGAAAGCCGCGAGCTGCCCAAGCACCTGGTCATCACCAAGGCGCTGGCCGACAAGCTGTGGCCGGGCGCCTCCGCGATCGGCAAGACGATGTACTTCGGCACCGGCCCGGACGCCCTGGGCGCCCAGATCGTCGGCGTGGTCGAGCGCCTGCAGTCGGCCCACGGCGACCTGGGCGAACGCGGCGAGTGGGCGGCGCTGGTTCCGGCGCGCCTGTACGGCAATCCCGGCGCCCTGTACGCCGTTCGCGCCGAAGCGGGCCAGCGCGACCGCGTCATGAAGGAAGCGGAGGAAGCGCTGCGCAAGTCCTCGGCGACGCCGATGATCCTGGAAGCCAAGACGGTCACGGAAGACCGCCAGAAGCGCTACCGCGGCGACGTCGCCCTGTCGTGGATGCTGATCACCGTCAGCGTGCTGCTGCTCCTGATTACCTGCTCGGGCATCGTCGGCATGGCCAGCCTGTGGGTCACCCAGCGCCGCAAGCAGATCGGCGTGCGCCGCGCCCTGGGTGCGCGCAAGGTCGACATCCTGCGCTACTTCATCACCGAAAACGTCATGATCACCAGCGCCGGCGTGTTCGGCGGCGTGCTGCTGGGCCTGGGCCTGAACCACCTCCTGGTGACCAGGCTCGAAATGGCGCGCCTCCCGGCCGAGTACCTGATCGGCGGCGCGATCGTGTTCTGGGCGCTGGGCATCCTGGCGGCCTACGGTCCGGCGTGGCGCGCGGCGAGCATTTCGCCGGCGACCGCCACCCGTAGTGCCTGA
- a CDS encoding spermidine synthase, whose translation MPPSYARIDPRFAQPGHPPATIDEFDGVRFLHLGTSWVQGAMRLSKPDAIELEYVQMMMMWTLFIQDPRRIVQLGLGSAALTKFCYRRFPGARVSVAELNPNVIAICRALFGLPENDARLDVREMNALDFVLDAGNHGQVDVLQVDLYDHDARGPVLDSLEFYQGCHDCLSNNGIMTANVFGDFDSYDKNLLTMQQVFDAVVWLPEVHDANIVVLAFKQAPELDFSVLYERAGEIRRHLNLPGKKWVDGLKEWMRDHA comes from the coding sequence ATGCCTCCTTCCTACGCCCGCATCGATCCCCGCTTCGCCCAGCCGGGCCATCCACCCGCCACCATCGACGAGTTCGACGGCGTGCGCTTCCTGCACCTTGGCACCTCCTGGGTGCAGGGCGCGATGCGCCTGTCCAAGCCGGATGCGATCGAGCTCGAATACGTGCAGATGATGATGATGTGGACGCTGTTCATCCAGGACCCGCGCCGCATCGTCCAGCTGGGCCTGGGCAGCGCGGCCCTGACCAAGTTCTGCTACCGGCGCTTTCCCGGTGCGCGCGTGAGCGTGGCTGAACTGAACCCGAACGTGATCGCCATCTGCCGCGCCCTGTTCGGCCTGCCCGAAAACGACGCGCGCCTGGACGTGCGCGAGATGAATGCGCTCGACTTCGTGCTCGATGCCGGCAACCACGGCCAGGTCGACGTGCTGCAGGTGGACCTGTACGACCACGACGCGCGCGGGCCGGTGCTCGATTCGCTGGAGTTCTACCAGGGCTGCCATGACTGCTTGAGCAACAATGGCATCATGACCGCCAACGTGTTCGGCGACTTCGACAGCTACGACAAGAACCTGCTCACCATGCAGCAGGTGTTCGACGCCGTGGTGTGGCTGCCCGAGGTGCATGATGCCAACATCGTGGTGCTGGCCTTCAAGCAGGCGCCCGAGCTTGATTTTTCGGTGCTGTATGAACGTGCCGGCGAAATCCGGCGCCACCTGAACCTGCCGGGCAAGAAGTGGGTGGATGGACTGAAGGAGTGGATGCGCGACCACGCGTAA
- a CDS encoding ABC transporter ATP-binding protein: MLRMTNLSKVYRTHMIETHALRGFEIEVKQGEFVTVTGPSGSGKTSFLNIAGLLEEFTSGEYILDGVNVKGLDDSARSRLRNEKLGFIFQGFNLIPDLNLFDNVDVPLRYRGFNKTERKERIEDALSKVGLASRMKHFPAELSGGQQQRVAIARALAGSPKLLLADEPTGNLDTQMARGVMELLEEINAAGTTILMVTHDPELAVRTHRNVHIIDGQVSDLVRKGPTLVDAKTAAASA; encoded by the coding sequence ATGCTGCGCATGACCAACCTGAGCAAGGTGTACCGCACCCACATGATCGAGACCCACGCGCTGCGCGGTTTCGAGATCGAAGTCAAGCAGGGCGAATTCGTCACCGTGACCGGTCCCTCCGGTTCCGGCAAGACCAGCTTCCTGAACATCGCCGGCTTGCTGGAAGAATTCACCTCGGGCGAGTACATCCTCGACGGCGTCAACGTAAAAGGCCTGGACGACAGCGCCCGCTCGCGCCTGCGCAACGAGAAGCTGGGCTTCATCTTCCAGGGATTCAACCTGATCCCCGACCTGAACCTGTTCGACAACGTCGACGTGCCGCTGCGCTACCGCGGCTTCAACAAGACCGAGCGCAAGGAGCGCATCGAGGACGCGCTCAGCAAGGTCGGCCTGGCGTCGCGCATGAAGCACTTCCCGGCCGAGCTGTCCGGCGGCCAGCAGCAGCGTGTGGCGATCGCGCGCGCGCTGGCCGGCTCACCCAAGCTGCTGCTGGCCGACGAACCGACCGGCAACCTGGACACGCAGATGGCGCGCGGCGTGATGGAGCTGCTGGAAGAGATCAACGCGGCCGGCACCACCATCCTGATGGTGACCCACGACCCGGAGCTGGCGGTGCGCACCCATCGCAACGTGCACATCATCGACGGCCAGGTCTCGGACCTGGTGCGCAAGGGCCCGACCCTGGTCGACGCCAAGACTGCCGCGGCGTCGGCATAA